Proteins encoded in a region of the Streptomyces akebiae genome:
- a CDS encoding DUF3117 domain-containing protein produces MAAMKPRTGDGPLEVTKEGRGIVMRVPLEGGGRLVVELTPDEADALGDALKKVVG; encoded by the coding sequence ATGGCGGCCATGAAGCCGCGGACGGGCGATGGCCCGCTCGAGGTGACCAAGGAGGGGCGGGGCATCGTCATGCGCGTTCCGCTCGAAGGCGGCGGTCGGCTCGTCGTCGAGCTGACCCCGGACGAGGCGGACGCCCTCGGAGACGCCCTCAAGAAGGTCGTCGGCTGA
- the chcB gene encoding 2-cyclohexenylcarbonyl CoA isomerase, with protein sequence MADTVLYEVHDGLATITLNRPEAMNALNIATKVALREAVEEAAGDDAVRAVLLTAAGERAFCVGQDLKEHIGLLIEDSGQVMSTVKEHYNPVVKALTEMAKPVVAGVNGVAAGAGLGFALAADYRVVADTASFNTSFAGVALTADSGVSWTLPRVIGPGRAADLLLFPRSIKAQEAYELGIANRVVPAASLHTAAEEVARMLAEGPTVAYAAIKEAVAYGFTHSLAETLEKEDELQTRAGASEDHQIAVRAFVNKEEPKYLGR encoded by the coding sequence ATGGCCGACACCGTGCTCTACGAGGTGCACGACGGACTCGCGACGATCACTCTGAACCGCCCCGAGGCGATGAACGCGCTGAACATCGCGACGAAGGTCGCGCTGCGGGAGGCCGTGGAGGAGGCCGCCGGAGACGACGCGGTGCGGGCGGTGCTGCTGACGGCCGCCGGGGAGCGGGCGTTCTGTGTGGGCCAGGACCTCAAGGAGCACATCGGGCTGCTGATCGAGGACTCGGGGCAGGTCATGAGCACGGTCAAGGAGCACTACAACCCCGTGGTGAAGGCGCTCACCGAGATGGCGAAGCCCGTGGTGGCCGGGGTCAACGGTGTCGCGGCCGGTGCCGGTCTGGGGTTCGCCCTCGCGGCGGACTACCGGGTGGTCGCCGACACGGCCTCCTTCAACACGTCCTTCGCCGGGGTGGCGCTCACGGCGGACTCCGGGGTCTCGTGGACCCTGCCGCGGGTGATCGGCCCCGGCCGTGCCGCCGATCTGCTGCTGTTCCCGCGCAGCATCAAGGCGCAGGAGGCGTACGAGCTGGGGATCGCCAACCGGGTCGTGCCGGCGGCCTCGCTGCACACCGCCGCCGAGGAGGTCGCGCGGATGCTGGCCGAGGGGCCGACCGTGGCGTACGCGGCGATCAAGGAGGCGGTGGCGTACGGGTTCACGCACTCGCTGGCCGAGACGCTGGAGAAGGAGGACGAGCTCCAGACTCGGGCCGGGGCTTCGGAGGACCACCAGATCGCTGTGCGGGCCTTCGTGAACAAGGAAGAGCCGAAGTACCTGGGGCGGTGA
- a CDS encoding DNA-3-methyladenine glycosylase I — translation MSDGTALPGPDGALRCPWALSTDDYVTYHDEEWGRPVHGDDALYERLCLEAFQSGLSWITILRRREGFRSAFADFKIASVALFTEADQERLLADTGIIRNRAKIEATVANARELSTWTSGELDELIWSHAPDPTTRPAPRTLADVPAVTPESTALSKALKKRGIRFVGPTTAYALMQACGLVDDHLETCVARSAP, via the coding sequence GTGAGTGACGGCACCGCCCTGCCCGGCCCCGACGGCGCGCTGCGCTGCCCCTGGGCCCTGTCCACCGACGACTACGTCACCTACCACGACGAGGAGTGGGGCCGCCCGGTCCACGGCGACGACGCCCTGTACGAACGGCTCTGCCTGGAGGCCTTCCAGTCCGGCCTCTCCTGGATCACCATCCTGCGGCGCCGCGAGGGCTTCCGCTCCGCGTTCGCCGACTTCAAGATCGCCTCGGTCGCCCTGTTCACCGAGGCCGACCAGGAACGCCTGCTCGCCGATACCGGCATCATCCGCAACCGCGCCAAGATCGAGGCGACCGTCGCCAACGCCCGCGAGCTGTCCACCTGGACCTCCGGCGAGCTGGACGAACTCATCTGGTCCCACGCCCCGGACCCGACGACCCGCCCGGCCCCGAGAACCCTCGCGGACGTCCCGGCGGTCACCCCCGAGTCCACGGCCCTGTCCAAGGCCCTGAAGAAACGAGGCATCCGCTTCGTGGGCCCCACGACGGCGTACGCCCTGATGCAGGCGTGCGGCCTGGTCGACGACCACTTGGAGACATGCGTCGCGAGAAGCGCCCCCTGA
- a CDS encoding DivIVA domain-containing protein has translation MFMFLFLVVALAVVVAAVTLAVVGGGDNAVLPEAEGERLQDPLPAHRPVNRADVEALRFPVALRGYRMVDVDDALGRLSAEISERDARIADLESALAGARAATVTSLHKPEEGDHR, from the coding sequence ATGTTCATGTTCTTGTTCCTGGTCGTCGCGCTCGCCGTCGTGGTCGCCGCGGTGACGCTCGCGGTGGTCGGCGGCGGCGACAACGCGGTGCTGCCGGAGGCCGAGGGCGAGCGGCTCCAGGACCCGCTTCCGGCGCACCGCCCGGTCAACCGCGCGGACGTCGAGGCGCTCCGTTTCCCGGTCGCCCTCCGCGGCTACCGCATGGTGGACGTGGACGACGCCCTCGGCCGCCTCAGCGCCGAGATCTCCGAGCGGGACGCCCGGATCGCCGACCTGGAGTCCGCGCTCGCGGGCGCCCGCGCGGCGACCGTGACCTCGCTGCACAAGCCGGAGGAGGGCGACCACCGGTGA
- the folP gene encoding dihydropteroate synthase has protein sequence MLRLGKREFGPHEPVIMAIVNRTPDSFYDQGATFRDEPALARVEQAVADGAAIIDIGGVKAGPGEEVTAAEEARRTVGFVAEVRRRFPEVIISVDTWRHEVGEAVCEAGADLLNDAWGGVDPRLAEVAARYRVGLVCTHAGGTEPRTRPHRVEYDDVMADVLRVTVGLAERAVALGVPRESVMIDPGHDFGKNTRHSLEATRRLGEMVATGWPVLVSLSNKDFVGETLDKPVKERVVGTLATTAVSAWLGAQVYRVHEVAETRQVVEMVGAIAGWHEPAVARRGLA, from the coding sequence ATGCTCAGGCTGGGCAAGCGGGAATTCGGCCCGCACGAGCCGGTGATCATGGCGATCGTGAACCGGACGCCGGACTCCTTCTACGACCAGGGAGCCACCTTCCGTGACGAGCCGGCGCTCGCGCGTGTGGAGCAGGCGGTCGCCGACGGCGCGGCCATCATCGACATCGGCGGGGTGAAGGCCGGCCCCGGGGAGGAAGTGACCGCAGCGGAGGAGGCGCGGCGGACCGTGGGGTTCGTGGCGGAGGTGCGGCGGCGGTTTCCCGAGGTGATCATCAGCGTCGACACCTGGCGGCACGAGGTCGGTGAGGCCGTGTGCGAGGCCGGGGCGGATCTGCTCAACGACGCGTGGGGTGGGGTCGATCCCCGGCTCGCCGAGGTCGCGGCACGGTATCGGGTGGGGCTGGTGTGTACGCACGCGGGCGGGACCGAGCCGCGTACCCGGCCGCATCGGGTCGAGTACGACGACGTGATGGCCGACGTGCTGCGGGTGACCGTGGGGTTGGCGGAGCGGGCGGTGGCGTTGGGGGTGCCCCGGGAGTCCGTGATGATCGATCCGGGGCATGACTTCGGGAAGAACACGCGGCACAGTCTGGAGGCGACGCGGCGGTTGGGGGAGATGGTCGCGACGGGGTGGCCGGTGCTGGTGTCCCTGTCCAACAAGGACTTCGTGGGGGAGACGCTGGACAAGCCGGTGAAGGAGCGGGTGGTGGGGACGTTGGCGACCACCGCTGTCTCGGCCTGGCTGGGGGCTCAGGTGTATCGGGTGCATGAGGTGGCTGAGACCCGGCAGGTGGTGGAGATGGTGGGGGCGATCGCGGGGTGGCACGAGCCTGCCGTTGCCCGGCGGGGGCTTGCCTAG
- a CDS encoding LOG family protein, giving the protein MATGNPEGKKQPPEEQRLGPVLRRRGQVQASTTDQRLLDAGGPSDWVHTDPWRVLRIQSEFIEGFGTLAELPPAISVFGSARTPTDSPEYEAGVRLGRGLVEAGFAVITGGGPGAMEAANKGALEAGGTSVGLGIELPFEQGLNQYVDIGLNFRYFFVRKMMFVKYAQGFVVLPGGLGTLDELFEALTLVQTQKVTRFPIVLFGESYWGGLVDWLTNTLIAQGKAAEKDLTLFHVTDDVDEAVALVSKEAGR; this is encoded by the coding sequence ATGGCGACCGGCAACCCCGAGGGCAAGAAGCAGCCACCCGAGGAGCAGCGGCTCGGACCGGTGCTGCGCAGACGCGGCCAGGTTCAGGCGAGCACGACGGACCAGCGGCTGCTGGACGCGGGCGGTCCCTCGGACTGGGTCCACACGGACCCCTGGCGGGTCCTGCGCATCCAGTCCGAGTTCATCGAGGGTTTCGGCACCCTCGCCGAACTCCCGCCCGCGATCAGTGTCTTCGGCTCCGCCCGCACTCCCACCGACTCACCGGAGTACGAGGCGGGCGTCCGGCTCGGCCGCGGCCTGGTGGAAGCCGGCTTCGCCGTCATCACCGGCGGCGGCCCGGGCGCGATGGAGGCGGCCAACAAGGGTGCCCTGGAAGCGGGCGGCACCTCCGTCGGCCTCGGCATCGAGCTCCCCTTCGAACAGGGCCTGAACCAATACGTCGACATCGGCCTCAACTTCCGCTACTTCTTCGTCCGGAAGATGATGTTCGTCAAGTACGCCCAGGGCTTCGTGGTGCTGCCCGGCGGCCTCGGCACTCTCGACGAACTCTTCGAGGCCCTCACCCTCGTCCAGACCCAGAAGGTCACGCGCTTCCCCATCGTCCTCTTCGGCGAGTCCTACTGGGGCGGCCTCGTCGACTGGCTGACCAACACCCTCATCGCCCAGGGCAAGGCCGCGGAGAAGGACCTGACGCTCTTCCACGTCACGGACGACGTCGACGAGGCGGTGGCCCTGGTCTCGAAGGAGGCGGGCAGATAA
- the dapE gene encoding succinyl-diaminopimelate desuccinylase has protein sequence MAETPIDLTLDAARLTAQLVDFPSESGTEKPLADAIETALRALPHLTVDRYGNNIVARTDLGRAERVILAGHIDTVPIADNVPSRLDDDGVLWGCGTCDMKSGVAVQLRIAATVPAPNRDLTFVFYDNEEVAADLNGLKHVSEEHPEWLAGDFAVLLEPTDGEVEGGCQGTLRVLLTTKGERAHSARGWMGSNAIHAAAPILAKLAAYEPRHPVIDGLEYREGLNAVGISGGVAGNVIPDACVVSVNFRYAPDRSEEEAIAHVREVFADCGVEEFVVDDHSPGALPGLSHPAAAAFIEAVGGTAHPKYGWTDVSRFSALGVPAVNYGPGNPHLAHRRDERVETAKILKGEERLRSWLTA, from the coding sequence ATGGCCGAGACCCCGATTGACCTCACGCTGGACGCCGCGCGGCTGACCGCGCAGCTCGTCGACTTCCCCTCCGAGAGCGGCACCGAGAAGCCCCTCGCGGACGCGATCGAGACCGCCCTGCGCGCCCTGCCGCACCTCACGGTCGACCGGTACGGCAACAACATCGTCGCCCGTACCGACCTCGGCCGCGCGGAGCGCGTGATCCTGGCCGGCCACATCGACACCGTGCCCATCGCGGACAACGTCCCCTCCCGCCTCGACGACGACGGCGTCCTGTGGGGCTGCGGCACCTGCGACATGAAGTCCGGCGTCGCGGTGCAGCTGCGCATCGCGGCCACGGTCCCGGCCCCCAACCGCGACCTGACCTTCGTCTTCTACGACAACGAAGAGGTCGCCGCGGACCTGAACGGCCTGAAGCACGTCTCCGAGGAGCACCCCGAGTGGCTCGCGGGCGACTTCGCGGTCCTCCTGGAGCCCACCGACGGCGAGGTGGAGGGCGGCTGCCAGGGCACCCTGCGGGTCCTGCTGACGACCAAGGGCGAGCGCGCCCACTCCGCCCGCGGCTGGATGGGCTCCAACGCCATCCACGCGGCAGCCCCGATCCTGGCGAAGCTGGCCGCCTACGAGCCGCGCCACCCGGTGATCGACGGCCTGGAGTACCGCGAGGGTCTGAACGCCGTCGGCATCTCGGGCGGCGTGGCAGGCAACGTCATCCCCGACGCGTGCGTCGTGTCGGTCAACTTCCGCTACGCGCCCGACCGCAGCGAGGAGGAGGCCATCGCCCACGTGCGCGAGGTCTTCGCCGACTGCGGGGTCGAGGAGTTCGTCGTCGACGACCACAGCCCCGGCGCACTGCCCGGCCTGTCCCACCCGGCGGCCGCGGCGTTCATCGAGGCGGTCGGCGGCACGGCACATCCCAAGTACGGCTGGACGGACGTCTCCCGCTTCAGCGCGCTCGGCGTCCCGGCCGTCAACTACGGCCCCGGCAACCCGCACTTGGCGCACCGACGCGACGAACGGGTGGAGACGGCGAAGATCCTGAAGGGCGAGGAACGCCTGAGGTCCTGGCTGACGGCGTGA
- a CDS encoding heavy metal transporter — translation MSEPYPFPPGPRPRRRGRRVLQFMAAFVVLAAIGAYLTVQYLTGGNGTPRCVVVSGAGDGASYEFTPEQAANAATISAVGTARELPERAVTIALATALQESSLRNIAHGDRDSLGLFQQRPSQGWGTEQQIQDPVYAAGEFYEHLVKVDGYEQLPLTVAAQRVQRSGYPEAYAKHEPDATLLAAALTGRSAATLTCEGRRDTTGTGTAYAGGPDAVRSALARDFGDDAFESAAAVVSSEDGASAEASAAPSPSVSPAAGTVTIPLGDAEEADRARRGWKLAHWAVANSSRLGVERVSYAGREWVAEGRAGAWRKARGAAGGAVGTTTEVRIVTGQ, via the coding sequence GTGTCGGAGCCGTACCCCTTCCCCCCAGGTCCCCGTCCCCGCCGTCGCGGCCGTCGTGTGCTGCAGTTCATGGCGGCCTTCGTCGTGCTCGCCGCGATCGGGGCGTATCTCACCGTGCAGTATCTGACCGGTGGAAACGGCACCCCGCGGTGTGTGGTCGTGTCCGGGGCCGGCGACGGGGCGTCGTACGAGTTCACGCCCGAGCAGGCGGCCAACGCGGCGACGATCTCGGCGGTCGGCACCGCGCGCGAGCTGCCCGAGCGGGCCGTGACGATCGCGCTGGCGACCGCACTGCAGGAGTCGAGCCTGCGCAACATCGCGCACGGCGACCGGGACTCGCTCGGCCTCTTCCAGCAGCGGCCGTCGCAGGGCTGGGGCACCGAGCAGCAGATCCAGGACCCGGTGTACGCGGCGGGTGAGTTCTACGAGCACCTCGTCAAGGTCGACGGCTACGAGCAGTTGCCGCTGACGGTGGCCGCCCAGCGCGTGCAGCGCAGCGGCTATCCGGAGGCGTACGCCAAGCACGAGCCCGACGCCACGCTGCTAGCCGCCGCGCTGACCGGGCGGTCGGCGGCCACGCTGACGTGCGAGGGGCGCCGGGACACGACCGGCACCGGCACCGCCTACGCGGGCGGCCCGGACGCCGTGCGCAGCGCGCTCGCCCGGGACTTCGGGGACGACGCGTTCGAGTCGGCCGCGGCGGTGGTGAGCTCCGAGGACGGCGCCTCCGCCGAGGCGAGTGCGGCACCGAGTCCGAGCGTCTCCCCCGCCGCCGGGACCGTGACCATCCCCCTCGGGGACGCCGAGGAGGCGGACCGGGCCCGGCGCGGCTGGAAGCTGGCCCACTGGGCCGTGGCCAACTCCTCCCGGCTCGGCGTCGAGCGCGTCTCCTACGCGGGCCGGGAGTGGGTCGCCGAAGGACGGGCCGGCGCGTGGCGCAAGGCCCGGGGCGCGGCGGGCGGTGCGGTGGGCACCACCACCGAGGTCCGAATCGTCACTGGACAGTAG